From a single Brassica rapa cultivar Chiifu-401-42 chromosome A01, CAAS_Brap_v3.01, whole genome shotgun sequence genomic region:
- the LOC103859651 gene encoding peroxidase 42, with the protein MGGKGAMMVAMLCLWALSATTEAVVMEEEPGLMMNFYKDTCPQAEDIIREQVKLLYKRHKNTAFSWLRNIFHDCAVESCDASLLLDSTRRELGEKEHDRSFGLRNFRYIEEIKEALERECPGVVSCSDILVLSAREGIEAVGGPHIPLKTGRRDGRKSRTDMLESYLPDHNESISVVLEKFKSIGIDTPGLVALLGSHSVGRTHCVKLVHRLYPEVDPSLNPDHVPHMLHKCPDSIPDPKAVQYVRNDRGTPMVLDNNYYRNILDNKGLLLVDHQLAHDKRTRPIVKKMAKDQAYFFKEFTRAIQILSENNPLTGSKGEIRKQCNLANKIH; encoded by the exons atggGAGGAAAAGGTGCGATGATGGTGGCGATGCTTTGCCTTTGGGCACTCTCTGCAACAACTGAAGCAGTTGTAATGGAGGAGGAGCCAGGCTTGATGATGAACTTCTACAAGGACACGTGTCCTCAGGCTGAAGACATCATCCGTGAACAAGTCAAACTCCTCTACAAACGCCACAAGAACACCGCTTTCTCTTGGCTCCGTAACATCTTCCACGACTGCGCCGTCGAG TCATGTGATGCGTCGCTTTTGCTGGATTCAACAAGAAGAGAGCTAGGAGAGAAAGAACACGACAGGAGCTTCGGTCTGAGAAACTTTAGATACATTGAGGAGATTAAAGAAGCTCTCGAGAGGGAGTGCCCTGGTGTTGTCTCATGTTCCGACATCCTCGTCTTGTCCGCAAGAGAAGGCATCGAAGCA GTGGGAGGACCACATATTCCCTTGAAAACAGGAAGGAGAGATGGACGTAAGAGCAGGACTGATATGCTTGAGTCTTACCTTCCCGACCACAACGAGAGTATCTCCGTCGTTCTTGAGAAGTTCAAGTCCATCGGTATCGACACTCCCGGCCTTGTAGCCCTCCTCG GATCACACAGCGTCGGAAGAACTCACTGTGTGAAGCTGGTGCACCGTTTGTACCCTGAGGTGGACCCATCCTTGAACCcggaccacgtccctcacatgCTCCACAAGTGTCCCGACTCGATCCCTGACCCAAAGGCAGTCCAGTATGTGCGTAATGACCGCGGTACACCTATGGTACTAGACAACAACTACTACCGTAACATCCTAGACAACAAGGGTTTGCTCCTTGTGGACCACCAGCTCGCACACGACAAACGAACCAGACCAATTGTTAAGAAGATGGCTAAGGACCAGGCTTACTTCTTCAAGGAGTTCACTAGAGCCATCCAGATCTTGTCCGAGAACAACCCTTTGACTGGTTCCAAGGGTGAGATCAGGAAGCAGTGCAATCTGGCAAACAAGATTCACTGA